A region from the Beduinella massiliensis genome encodes:
- the addA gene encoding helicase-exonuclease AddAB subunit AddA — MWTKEQQSAIDARGSSLLVAAAAGSGKTAVLVERILALCREGGSIDRMLIVTFTNAAAAEMRARILAAFSSAADAGDEAFGAQAALVERADICTLHKFCMTVLRAHFQAAGVDPSFRLGDESAVQPLREAALADAIDACYESGDEDFLALSARMTDEEIAAAADTLYDFLLSRSDPWPWLDQAIADNRMSVEEVERSPAAAALLEEARAQLAQCERLLNAERKAAIGSPAHEAVAEQDAQIVGQLQAHSEKGYGPLQRAYPSLSFARLPVGKAAKALDDDALCAFREARDALKEILQKKLSKLLESSPEEAAQDMACMAPALCGLRTLVKTYHALFTAAKAERNLLDFHDLEHKALLALSDDAVSQSLRAHYDAIFVDEYQDSSSIQEALLARIARADNLFFVGDVKQSIYRFRQADPGLFLQKYARFSDEEGAPERRIDLNRNFRSRKNILEAINAVFSYCMRSNVTEIEYDEKARLYPGLTHPDSDPPVELHLITEEDAAETDEPEDEAPDEDAPIEGVEQEASLACARIRSLLGTPLWDEKQSAFRPVTYRDFAILLRSTRQSAPKVARLLLSQGIPAFCDAGEGYFDMPEVRMMLDLLRVIDNAAQDEPLLAVLRGPAVRLTDEELAEVRIAQPEGSYSDAARAYAKQENALGRRLLVFYASLSRWRMLARYQPLSRLMLGLMDETGLYARAGALPGGAGRRANLRLLVLRAEEYESTQGGGLYGFLRLAEHLRRSEDSRTAKTLGEGEDVVRILSMHKSKGLEYPIVIALGLGKRFNARSLNERMLLHPELGIGVKCIDPELRVVRPTLMQAAIRLRMQRESLAEETRILYVAMTRARDRLILVGRAKNAQKRFAKWAQPMDALSVRAIATPLDMLMPPLVHAGAELRASQTLETSDAVWQLSIHRAPPSLENAGDSAIKLRESLFKLEEADVPPGPVARALRWRPDVENAAAPPAKTSVSALVRAPHVKEELPEIVRRPLYMEQRAFSGAQRGTLFHAALRAMDLPRLRAAGSNALTEIRRTLDALCSDGVFTPEERKVLRESDIFTFFSSSIGQRMLLSPRVEREWPFNWRRADDKGRVSLVQGVIDCCFIEKGEWVLLDYKTDSAEDAAQVLSRYRPQITLYAQALAEITGIPVKERVLYLTQKGKAYVC, encoded by the coding sequence ATGTGGACGAAGGAACAACAAAGCGCTATCGACGCGCGCGGCAGCAGCCTGCTGGTTGCCGCAGCCGCCGGTTCCGGCAAGACTGCCGTGCTGGTGGAGCGCATCCTCGCGCTCTGCCGCGAGGGCGGTTCCATCGACCGCATGCTGATCGTCACGTTTACCAACGCCGCGGCCGCGGAAATGCGCGCGCGCATCCTCGCCGCGTTCAGCAGCGCCGCAGACGCGGGCGACGAAGCGTTTGGCGCGCAGGCGGCGCTCGTGGAACGCGCAGACATCTGCACGCTTCACAAGTTCTGCATGACGGTCCTCCGGGCACACTTCCAGGCGGCTGGCGTCGATCCCTCCTTCCGTCTTGGAGACGAGAGCGCTGTGCAGCCGCTGCGCGAAGCCGCGCTTGCGGACGCCATCGACGCCTGCTACGAAAGCGGCGACGAGGACTTTCTCGCGCTCTCTGCCCGTATGACGGACGAGGAAATCGCCGCCGCTGCGGATACGCTGTACGACTTTTTGCTCTCACGCAGCGATCCCTGGCCCTGGCTCGACCAGGCAATCGCGGACAACCGCATGAGCGTTGAGGAGGTGGAGCGCTCGCCCGCCGCCGCCGCGCTGCTGGAAGAGGCGCGCGCCCAGCTCGCACAGTGCGAACGACTTTTGAATGCAGAACGCAAGGCAGCGATAGGTTCTCCCGCGCACGAGGCCGTCGCGGAACAGGACGCGCAAATCGTCGGGCAGCTTCAAGCGCACAGCGAAAAGGGCTACGGCCCCCTGCAACGGGCCTATCCCTCCCTCTCCTTCGCGCGTCTGCCCGTCGGCAAGGCCGCGAAGGCGCTGGATGACGACGCCCTCTGCGCCTTCCGCGAGGCGCGGGACGCGCTCAAGGAGATATTGCAAAAGAAGCTTTCCAAGCTGCTCGAATCCTCGCCAGAGGAGGCGGCGCAGGACATGGCCTGCATGGCGCCCGCGCTGTGCGGCCTGCGCACGCTGGTAAAGACCTATCATGCGCTCTTCACAGCGGCGAAGGCTGAACGAAATTTACTGGACTTTCACGATCTGGAGCATAAGGCGCTGCTCGCGCTCTCCGATGACGCGGTATCGCAGTCTCTGCGCGCGCATTACGACGCCATCTTCGTGGATGAATACCAGGATTCCAGTTCTATACAAGAGGCACTGCTCGCGCGCATCGCGCGCGCGGACAACCTTTTCTTTGTCGGCGACGTGAAGCAGAGCATCTATCGCTTCCGCCAGGCCGATCCGGGGCTGTTTCTGCAAAAGTACGCGCGTTTTTCGGACGAGGAAGGCGCGCCAGAGCGGCGAATTGACCTCAACCGCAACTTCCGCTCGCGCAAAAACATCCTCGAAGCGATCAACGCGGTCTTTTCCTATTGCATGCGCTCGAACGTCACCGAGATCGAGTACGACGAAAAAGCCCGCCTTTACCCCGGCCTGACCCACCCCGACAGCGACCCGCCGGTCGAGCTTCACCTCATCACGGAAGAGGACGCCGCGGAAACGGACGAGCCCGAAGACGAAGCGCCGGACGAGGACGCGCCGATCGAAGGCGTCGAGCAGGAGGCCTCGCTCGCCTGCGCGCGCATCAGGTCCCTGCTGGGTACGCCGCTGTGGGATGAAAAGCAGAGCGCCTTCCGACCTGTCACCTACCGCGACTTCGCCATCCTCCTGCGCTCCACCCGGCAGAGCGCCCCAAAGGTCGCGCGCCTGCTGCTTTCACAGGGTATCCCGGCGTTCTGCGATGCGGGCGAAGGCTATTTCGACATGCCGGAGGTGCGCATGATGCTCGACCTCCTGCGCGTCATCGACAACGCCGCGCAGGACGAACCGCTGCTGGCTGTCCTGCGCGGGCCTGCGGTGCGGCTGACGGACGAGGAGCTGGCCGAGGTTCGCATCGCGCAGCCGGAGGGAAGCTACTCCGACGCTGCCCGCGCCTATGCTAAGCAGGAAAACGCCCTCGGCAGGCGGCTTCTTGTGTTCTATGCGTCGCTTTCAAGGTGGCGTATGCTCGCGCGCTATCAGCCGCTTTCGCGCCTGATGCTGGGCCTCATGGACGAAACCGGCCTGTACGCGCGGGCCGGCGCGCTGCCCGGAGGGGCCGGACGGCGGGCCAACCTGCGTCTTCTCGTGCTGCGAGCGGAGGAATACGAATCCACTCAGGGCGGCGGGCTGTACGGCTTCCTGCGCCTTGCGGAGCACCTGCGGCGCAGCGAGGACAGCCGCACCGCCAAGACGCTCGGCGAAGGCGAAGACGTGGTGCGTATCCTGTCCATGCACAAGAGCAAGGGGCTGGAGTACCCCATCGTCATCGCGCTCGGCCTCGGCAAGCGCTTCAACGCCCGGAGCCTGAACGAGCGCATGCTGCTCCACCCGGAGCTGGGTATCGGCGTCAAGTGCATCGACCCGGAGCTTCGCGTCGTGCGCCCCACCCTCATGCAGGCGGCGATTCGCCTGCGGATGCAGCGGGAATCGTTGGCAGAAGAGACGCGCATCCTGTACGTCGCCATGACGCGCGCCCGCGACCGTCTGATCCTCGTGGGCCGGGCAAAGAACGCGCAAAAGCGCTTTGCAAAATGGGCTCAGCCGATGGATGCGCTCTCCGTGCGCGCCATCGCCACGCCGCTGGACATGCTGATGCCTCCCCTGGTTCATGCCGGAGCGGAGCTGCGGGCCTCGCAGACGCTTGAGACGAGCGACGCCGTCTGGCAGCTTTCCATCCACCGCGCGCCGCCTTCTTTGGAGAATGCGGGCGACAGCGCTATAAAGCTTCGCGAGTCCCTGTTTAAGCTGGAAGAGGCGGACGTCCCCCCCGGACCGGTCGCTCGGGCGCTTCGCTGGCGGCCGGATGTGGAGAATGCGGCGGCGCCGCCCGCAAAGACGAGCGTTTCCGCGCTCGTGCGTGCGCCGCACGTAAAAGAGGAGCTGCCTGAAATCGTCAGACGGCCGCTGTACATGGAGCAGCGCGCGTTCAGCGGCGCTCAGCGCGGAACGCTCTTCCATGCCGCCCTGCGCGCCATGGACCTTCCGCGCCTGCGCGCAGCGGGATCAAATGCCCTGACTGAGATCAGGCGCACGCTGGATGCGCTTTGCTCGGACGGCGTCTTCACGCCTGAAGAGCGCAAAGTTCTGCGCGAAAGCGATATTTTTACATTTTTTTCTAGTTCCATTGGGCAGCGGATGCTCCTGTCTCCCCGCGTGGAACGCGAATGGCCCTTCAACTGGCGCAGGGCGGACGACAAAGGGCGCGTCTCGCTCGTGCAGGGCGTCATCGACTGCTGCTTTATCGAAAAAGGAGAATGGGTTCTGCTGGATTATAAGACGGACAGCGCAGAGGACGCGGCACAGGTGCTATCGCGCTACCGCCCGCAGATCACGCTGTACGCGCAGGCGCTCGCGGAGATCACCGGCATCCCGGTGAAAGAGCGCGTGCTCTATCTGACGCAAAAAGGAAAGGCGTATGTCTGTTAA
- a CDS encoding glycogen/starch/alpha-glucan phosphorylase, with protein sequence MPLMPEYNRESIKTSILGKLQRYDGCSLEEATPKQVYKAVASTVRDQIMQKWRFEKEARKNEKAKRLYYLSIEFLTGRWLHNNMLNLCATEDYKAAFKDLGIKMEDVLREEPEPALGNGGLGRLAACFMDSLATLDLPAMGCSIRYEYGLFRQRIVDGQQVELPDSWLEYGNSWEIPALEDAVEIHFGGTVEEEWVNGQLRATLKDYKTVIAVPYDMPVVGYDSDVVDCLRMWSARSPQRIDLASFSRGDFARAAEERELAEVISKVLYPEDKHYEGKMLRLKQHYFFTSATLQYAIKDYKRTYGPDLSHLPDKVAFHINDTHPGLVIPELMRILVDEEGLSWEQAEDLTIRSVAYTNHTIMPEALERWPESMMRDVLPRIYAILQELNRRLCARLFERFPGEWDRIGGMAILAYDQVHMANLCIAYSHSVNGVSQLHGEILKEQTFHDYYTVMPEKFSAITNGITPRRWLMLANPGLSSLLDESIGTGWRHDIAELRNALPLRDDAAFRDAFEKVKYGNKVRFSEWLERKQGVKIDPATMFDVQVKRLHEYKRQLLNAIHILVLYNRIDADPSYEIAPRTFIFGAKAAPGYARAKQIIRFINVVAQLIERHPRASKMIKVVFLENYDVSTAEMLMPAAEVSEQLSTASKEASGTGNMKFMMNGAVTIGTMDGANVEIHDEVGIDNIYIFGMRAHEVEALYAAGTYNSALIFETNQEIRKALTMMIDGSLTPDNPIVFQDLYHALLFGEYGNMADPYLVLKDFGSYSMAQRRLNDDYLNREKWLRMAITNTACSGVFSSDRTIEEYNSKIWHLKALKRH encoded by the coding sequence ATGCCGCTCATGCCGGAATATAATAGGGAATCGATCAAGACTTCCATCCTGGGCAAACTGCAGCGCTACGACGGCTGCTCGCTGGAAGAGGCGACGCCTAAGCAGGTCTACAAAGCGGTCGCTTCGACCGTCCGCGACCAGATCATGCAGAAGTGGCGCTTTGAGAAGGAAGCCCGGAAGAACGAAAAGGCGAAGCGCCTGTACTACCTGTCTATCGAGTTCCTGACAGGCCGCTGGCTGCACAACAACATGCTCAACCTCTGCGCAACGGAGGATTACAAGGCCGCCTTCAAGGATCTTGGCATCAAGATGGAGGATGTGCTGCGGGAAGAGCCGGAGCCCGCGCTGGGCAACGGCGGCCTGGGCCGCCTCGCCGCCTGCTTCATGGACTCTCTGGCGACGTTGGACCTGCCCGCGATGGGTTGTTCCATTCGCTACGAATACGGCCTCTTCCGCCAGCGCATCGTCGACGGGCAGCAGGTCGAGCTGCCGGACAGCTGGCTCGAATACGGCAACTCCTGGGAGATACCCGCCCTTGAGGATGCGGTGGAGATTCACTTCGGCGGCACGGTCGAAGAAGAATGGGTGAACGGCCAGCTGCGCGCCACGCTGAAGGATTACAAGACCGTCATCGCCGTGCCTTACGACATGCCGGTCGTCGGTTATGACTCCGACGTGGTGGACTGCCTGCGCATGTGGAGCGCCCGTTCGCCGCAGCGCATCGATCTGGCGTCCTTCAGCCGCGGCGATTTTGCGCGCGCAGCGGAGGAACGCGAGCTCGCGGAGGTCATCTCCAAGGTGCTCTACCCGGAAGACAAGCATTACGAGGGCAAGATGCTGCGCCTCAAGCAGCACTACTTCTTCACCAGCGCGACGCTGCAATACGCGATTAAGGATTATAAGCGCACCTACGGCCCGGACCTTTCGCACCTGCCGGACAAGGTCGCCTTCCACATCAATGATACGCATCCGGGCCTCGTAATCCCGGAGCTCATGCGCATCCTCGTGGACGAGGAGGGCCTTTCCTGGGAGCAGGCGGAGGATTTGACGATCCGTTCCGTCGCCTATACGAACCATACCATCATGCCCGAAGCGCTGGAGCGCTGGCCCGAAAGCATGATGCGCGACGTGCTGCCGCGCATCTACGCCATCCTGCAGGAGCTCAACCGCCGCCTGTGCGCCCGCCTTTTTGAGCGCTTCCCGGGCGAGTGGGACCGCATCGGCGGTATGGCGATCCTGGCGTACGATCAGGTGCATATGGCCAACCTGTGCATCGCGTACAGCCACAGCGTGAACGGCGTGTCGCAGCTTCATGGCGAGATCCTCAAGGAGCAGACGTTCCATGACTACTATACGGTCATGCCTGAAAAATTCTCCGCCATCACCAACGGCATCACTCCGCGCCGCTGGCTGATGCTGGCGAATCCCGGGCTGTCGAGCCTGTTGGACGAAAGCATCGGGACGGGATGGCGCCACGACATCGCTGAACTCAGAAATGCGCTGCCTCTGCGGGACGACGCGGCTTTCCGCGACGCCTTTGAAAAGGTTAAGTATGGGAATAAGGTGCGCTTCTCCGAATGGCTGGAGCGCAAGCAAGGCGTGAAGATCGATCCGGCGACGATGTTCGACGTACAGGTGAAGCGCCTGCACGAGTACAAGCGCCAGCTGCTCAACGCGATTCATATCCTGGTGCTCTACAACCGCATCGACGCGGACCCGAGCTACGAAATCGCCCCGCGCACGTTCATCTTCGGCGCCAAGGCGGCGCCCGGCTACGCGCGCGCCAAACAGATCATCCGCTTTATCAACGTCGTGGCGCAGCTGATTGAACGCCATCCGCGCGCGAGCAAGATGATCAAGGTGGTCTTCCTCGAAAACTACGACGTCTCCACCGCCGAGATGCTGATGCCTGCGGCGGAGGTCTCCGAGCAGCTTTCCACCGCGAGCAAAGAGGCTTCGGGCACGGGCAACATGAAGTTCATGATGAACGGCGCGGTGACCATCGGCACGATGGACGGCGCCAACGTCGAGATTCACGACGAGGTCGGCATCGACAACATCTACATTTTCGGCATGCGCGCGCACGAGGTCGAGGCGCTGTACGCGGCGGGCACCTATAACTCCGCGCTGATTTTCGAGACGAACCAGGAGATCCGCAAGGCGCTCACCATGATGATCGACGGCTCCCTGACCCCGGATAACCCGATCGTCTTTCAGGATCTCTATCACGCGCTGCTGTTCGGCGAGTACGGAAACATGGCCGATCCCTATCTGGTGCTCAAGGATTTCGGCTCCTACTCGATGGCGCAGCGCCGCCTGAATGACGACTACCTCAACCGCGAGAAATGGCTGCGCATGGCGATTACGAACACCGCCTGCTCCGGCGTGTTCTCCTCCGACCGCACGATTGAGGAGTACAACAGCAAGATTTGGCATCTGAAGGCGCTCAAAAGGCATTAA
- a CDS encoding ABC transporter substrate binding protein has product MKKLLCVLTALAMMMTACLALAEENYTIGIAQFAVHGSLDNCREGFLAGLAENGIVEGENLKVEYQNAQADMGITNQIAQQFVSEKVDLICAIATPIAQACFNAADGTGIPTIYTAVTDPVAAMLAAADGTPSGNATGTSDTLPIEAQLKMIRALMPDAAKIGILYSTSEVNSESAIKEYEALAPNYGFEIVVSGISATADIPLALDSLLPKVDCLTNLTDNTVVSSLAVLLDKAGAAGKPVFGSEVEQVKLGCAASEGLEYFELGKQTGAMAAKVLKGEAKAEEIPYEIIAGSSLYVNYEALAAVGITLPENMTARAIDVSKL; this is encoded by the coding sequence ATGAAAAAGCTGCTTTGCGTCCTGACTGCCCTTGCGATGATGATGACCGCCTGCCTTGCGCTCGCGGAGGAGAACTACACCATCGGCATCGCTCAATTCGCCGTACACGGCTCCTTGGACAACTGCCGCGAAGGCTTCCTGGCCGGGCTCGCGGAAAACGGCATCGTGGAAGGTGAAAACCTGAAGGTCGAATACCAGAACGCACAGGCGGACATGGGCATCACCAACCAGATCGCCCAGCAGTTCGTGTCCGAAAAGGTCGATCTGATCTGCGCCATCGCCACCCCGATCGCCCAAGCCTGCTTCAACGCTGCGGACGGCACGGGGATTCCGACGATTTACACTGCGGTGACCGATCCGGTCGCGGCCATGCTGGCCGCTGCGGACGGCACGCCGAGCGGCAACGCCACGGGCACCAGCGATACGCTGCCGATCGAGGCGCAGCTCAAGATGATCCGCGCGCTCATGCCGGACGCTGCAAAGATCGGCATCCTCTATTCCACCAGCGAGGTCAACAGCGAGAGCGCGATCAAGGAATACGAGGCGCTGGCCCCGAACTACGGCTTTGAAATCGTCGTTTCCGGCATCAGCGCCACCGCGGACATCCCGCTCGCGCTCGACTCCCTGCTGCCGAAGGTGGACTGCCTCACGAACCTCACGGACAACACCGTGGTTTCATCTCTTGCCGTGCTGCTGGACAAGGCAGGCGCTGCGGGCAAGCCGGTCTTCGGCAGCGAGGTAGAGCAGGTGAAACTGGGCTGCGCGGCGAGCGAGGGCTTGGAGTACTTTGAACTGGGCAAGCAGACCGGCGCGATGGCCGCCAAGGTGCTCAAGGGCGAGGCAAAGGCTGAAGAGATCCCGTATGAAATCATCGCGGGCAGCAGCCTCTACGTAAACTACGAGGCACTCGCTGCGGTCGGCATCACCCTTCCGGAGAATATGACCGCGCGCGCTATCGACGTTTCCAAGTTGTAA
- a CDS encoding ABC transporter permease subunit, translating to MGIVLGTIEQGLIYAILALGVYITYKILDFPDLSVDSSFPLGAAVTAVLISHGVHPLLTLPVATLAGALAGVITGVIHVKCHVRDLLSGIITMTGLYSINLRIAEGKANLPIFGSPTLFKNDLTAALPKELAAYAPVVILLALVILCKLILDWFLRTRAGYLLRAVGDNPTLVTSLAKDGGMVKIQGLAIANAFVALSGCIMGQYQRFFEISMGTGAIVIGLASVIIGTNVFRNFTLMRATTAVIVGSILYKACVALALSLGLSPQDMKLVTAVLFLLILALGEIRRKKVKARA from the coding sequence ATGGGTATTGTGCTGGGTACGATTGAACAGGGACTGATTTACGCGATCCTCGCGCTGGGCGTGTACATCACCTATAAAATTCTGGACTTTCCCGACCTTTCGGTGGATTCCAGCTTTCCCCTCGGCGCGGCGGTCACGGCGGTGTTGATTTCGCACGGCGTGCATCCGTTGCTGACGCTGCCGGTCGCGACGCTGGCTGGGGCGCTGGCGGGCGTGATCACGGGCGTCATCCACGTGAAGTGCCACGTGCGCGACCTGCTTTCGGGCATCATCACGATGACGGGCCTTTATTCGATCAACCTGCGCATCGCGGAGGGAAAGGCCAACCTGCCCATCTTCGGCTCGCCGACGCTCTTCAAAAACGATCTCACCGCGGCGCTCCCCAAGGAGCTGGCCGCGTATGCTCCCGTTGTGATCCTGCTCGCGTTGGTGATCCTGTGCAAGCTGATCCTCGACTGGTTCCTGCGCACGCGCGCGGGCTACCTGCTGCGCGCGGTCGGCGACAACCCGACGCTCGTGACGTCGCTTGCAAAGGACGGGGGCATGGTCAAAATTCAGGGACTCGCCATCGCCAACGCCTTTGTCGCGCTCTCCGGTTGCATCATGGGCCAGTACCAGCGCTTTTTTGAAATCTCGATGGGAACGGGCGCGATCGTCATCGGCCTTGCCTCCGTCATCATCGGCACCAACGTGTTCCGTAACTTCACCCTCATGCGTGCGACGACGGCCGTGATCGTCGGCTCCATCCTCTACAAGGCGTGCGTGGCGCTCGCCCTGTCGCTCGGCCTTTCGCCGCAGGACATGAAGCTCGTCACCGCCGTGCTCTTCCTGCTCATCCTCGCGCTGGGCGAGATCAGGAGAAAGAAGGTGAAGGCCCGTGCTTGA
- a CDS encoding ATP-binding cassette domain-containing protein, with protein MLELKHITKIYQAGTVNETCLFDDFSLAVPDGQFVSVVGSNGSGKTSMLNIICGSIDIEEGQVLVGGKNIARMSEFRRHRTVGRVYQNPAMGTCPTMTILENMALADNKGKPFNLRRGTDKRRVEFYRDQLSRLNLGLEDKLNVRVGSLSGGQRQAMALLMSTMTPIDFLILDEHTAALDPKTAETIMQLTGKIVTEKRLTTIMVTHNLRYAVEYGDRVLMMHQGKVVYDKAGAEKQEVTTDTLLGLFNEISIECGN; from the coding sequence GTGCTTGAGCTGAAACACATCACGAAGATCTATCAGGCCGGCACGGTCAACGAGACCTGCCTGTTCGACGACTTCAGCCTCGCCGTGCCGGACGGGCAGTTCGTCTCCGTCGTGGGCTCCAACGGCTCCGGCAAGACCTCCATGCTCAACATCATCTGCGGCTCCATCGACATCGAGGAGGGACAGGTGCTCGTGGGCGGAAAAAACATCGCGCGAATGAGCGAATTTCGCCGCCACCGCACCGTGGGCCGCGTCTATCAGAACCCCGCCATGGGCACCTGCCCGACGATGACCATTCTGGAAAACATGGCGCTCGCGGACAACAAGGGCAAGCCCTTTAACCTGCGCCGGGGGACGGACAAGCGACGCGTCGAGTTTTACCGGGATCAGCTTTCGCGCCTGAACCTCGGGCTCGAGGACAAGCTGAACGTACGCGTGGGCAGCCTCTCCGGCGGCCAGCGGCAGGCGATGGCGCTTTTGATGAGCACGATGACGCCGATCGACTTCCTGATCCTCGACGAGCATACGGCGGCCCTCGACCCCAAGACCGCCGAGACCATCATGCAGCTGACCGGAAAGATCGTGACGGAAAAGCGGCTGACCACCATCATGGTGACGCACAACCTGCGTTACGCGGTGGAGTACGGCGATCGGGTGCTCATGATGCACCAGGGCAAGGTCGTCTACGACAAGGCAGGCGCCGAAAAGCAGGAGGTTACTACCGACACACTGCTGGGTCTTTTCAACGAGATCAGCATTGAGTGCGGCAACTGA
- a CDS encoding alpha-glucosidase/alpha-galactosidase, whose amino-acid sequence MIYEKNRVKDLKIAYVGGGSRGWAWGFMTDLTNDGQLCGTVRLYDIDREAAEKNARIGRRLSEHPEAKSRWSYEVSGSLEEALAGADFVVISILPGTFDEMESDVHLPERVGVYQSVGDTVGPGGLVRALRTLPMMAEIARAVRDYAPNAWVINYTNPMTTCIRTLYAVYPEIKAFGCCHEVFGTQKLLCAMLEDLCGIAGVGREEIKTSVTGINHFTWLTSASYRGTDLFPLYRTFAQKYRESGFVKGKDDNWMNNSFDCSHKVKFDLFLRYGLIAAAGDRHLAEFLPPWYLKNPETARAWGFSLTHVAWRKEDLKRRLARQARLLSGEEALELKGSGEEGHMLIKALLGLGDLVSNVNIPNRGQVENLPLGAMVETNALFRRDEISPALAGAIPAGIDALVMRHVLGQEATVKAALSCDRELAFNVFMNDPQMGGVGLADGRALFDDMIHNTLTYLPEAWRA is encoded by the coding sequence ATGATTTACGAAAAAAACCGTGTGAAGGATTTGAAGATCGCCTATGTGGGCGGCGGGTCGAGGGGTTGGGCGTGGGGATTCATGACAGACCTCACGAACGACGGACAGCTTTGCGGCACCGTCCGGCTCTACGACATCGACCGGGAGGCGGCCGAAAAAAACGCGCGGATCGGGCGCAGGCTGTCGGAGCATCCGGAGGCGAAGTCCCGGTGGAGCTATGAGGTCAGCGGTTCCCTGGAGGAGGCACTGGCGGGCGCGGACTTCGTCGTCATCTCTATCCTGCCGGGCACGTTCGACGAAATGGAATCGGACGTTCACCTGCCTGAGCGCGTCGGCGTGTACCAGTCCGTTGGGGACACGGTAGGGCCAGGCGGTCTCGTGCGCGCCCTGCGCACGCTGCCCATGATGGCGGAAATCGCAAGAGCGGTCAGGGATTACGCGCCGAATGCCTGGGTCATCAATTACACCAATCCTATGACCACGTGTATCCGAACGCTGTACGCCGTGTACCCTGAAATCAAGGCCTTCGGCTGCTGTCATGAGGTGTTCGGCACGCAAAAGCTTTTGTGCGCCATGCTCGAGGATCTCTGCGGCATCGCGGGCGTCGGGCGCGAGGAAATCAAGACCAGCGTCACCGGCATCAATCACTTCACCTGGCTCACCAGCGCATCCTATCGGGGAACCGACCTGTTCCCGCTCTATCGAACGTTTGCGCAGAAATACCGCGAGAGCGGGTTCGTCAAGGGCAAGGACGACAACTGGATGAACAACTCGTTTGATTGCAGCCACAAGGTCAAGTTCGACCTGTTCCTGCGCTACGGGCTGATCGCCGCGGCGGGAGACCGGCACCTGGCCGAATTCTTGCCGCCTTGGTACCTGAAAAACCCGGAGACAGCGCGTGCATGGGGCTTTTCGCTGACCCACGTCGCCTGGCGAAAGGAAGATCTCAAAAGGCGGCTGGCCCGGCAGGCGCGGCTGCTCAGCGGCGAGGAGGCGCTGGAGCTGAAGGGCTCCGGCGAGGAAGGGCATATGCTCATCAAGGCGCTGCTCGGCCTTGGAGACCTGGTCTCAAACGTCAACATCCCCAACCGGGGGCAGGTGGAAAACCTGCCGCTGGGCGCGATGGTGGAGACGAACGCGCTGTTCAGGCGGGACGAAATCAGTCCCGCGCTCGCGGGCGCGATCCCGGCGGGCATCGACGCGCTGGTGATGCGCCACGTGCTGGGGCAGGAAGCGACGGTGAAGGCGGCGCTTTCCTGCGACCGGGAGCTGGCGTTTAACGTATTTATGAACGACCCGCAGATGGGCGGCGTGGGCTTGGCGGACGGCAGGGCGCTGTTTGACGACATGATTCATAATACCCTGACCTACCTGCCGGAGGCCTGGAGGGCGTAA
- a CDS encoding helix-turn-helix domain-containing protein: MSLGQNLYTLRKQRGYSQEYIASVLGVSRQAVSKWESDAACPEMEKLLSLCELLGVSLDELVRGRAPDAGEGAPEEAPDAEGEAEKIVITLPAGRRVVHYESKARIGSLPLVCVHAGFGKNHRIARGVIAVGLVSQGVVSIGLVSMGLLSIGFVSLGLLAFGLLALGLAVACGTIALGTFAMGAIALGYVSWGALSAGVYSLGAVAGGSRVAVGYYADAPVAIGRIVNGLHTLVDEGPDPRSFPSSTFDGEAARALIRSVYPGIPGWVMALIAGLL; the protein is encoded by the coding sequence TTGTCTTTAGGCCAGAACCTTTACACGCTGCGCAAACAGCGCGGCTACTCGCAGGAATACATCGCGTCCGTCCTGGGCGTCTCGCGTCAGGCCGTCTCCAAGTGGGAGTCGGACGCCGCCTGCCCGGAGATGGAGAAGCTGCTGAGCCTGTGCGAGCTGCTCGGCGTCTCGCTGGACGAGCTGGTGCGCGGGCGCGCTCCTGACGCCGGAGAGGGGGCGCCCGAGGAAGCCCCCGACGCGGAGGGGGAAGCGGAGAAAATTGTCATCACGCTCCCCGCCGGGCGACGGGTCGTGCATTACGAAAGCAAGGCCCGCATCGGCAGCCTGCCCCTCGTGTGCGTGCACGCGGGGTTTGGCAAGAACCACCGCATCGCGCGGGGCGTGATCGCGGTCGGCCTCGTCTCGCAGGGCGTCGTTTCCATCGGCCTCGTTTCGATGGGGCTGCTTTCCATCGGTTTCGTCTCTCTGGGCCTGCTCGCCTTCGGCTTGCTCGCGCTGGGACTGGCCGTCGCCTGCGGCACCATTGCCCTGGGCACATTCGCGATGGGCGCCATCGCCCTGGGGTACGTGTCCTGGGGGGCGCTGAGCGCGGGCGTCTACTCTCTGGGCGCTGTCGCGGGCGGATCGCGCGTCGCCGTCGGTTACTACGCGGACGCGCCCGTAGCCATTGGGCGCATCGTAAACGGCCTGCACACGCTGGTGGACGAAGGCCCGGACCCGCGCAGCTTCCCATCCTCTACGTTTGACGGGGAGGCGGCGCGCGCGCTCATTCGAAGCGTGTACCCGGGCATTCCGGGTTGGGTCATGGCGCTGATCGCGGGGCTGTTATGA